The following coding sequences lie in one Glycine soja cultivar W05 chromosome 16, ASM419377v2, whole genome shotgun sequence genomic window:
- the LOC114390579 gene encoding tripeptidyl-peptidase 2-like isoform X2: MPCSSLTSTGDNSSSSSNKKKDGSSLREFKLNESTFLASLMPKKEIGVDRFFDAHPEYDGRGALIAIFDSGVDPAADGLQITSDGKPKVLDVIDCTGSGDIDTSKVVKADSDGRICGASGASLVINTSWKNPSGEWRVGYKLVYELFTEGVISRLKKERKKKWDEKNQEEIARAVKQLADFDQQQIKVEDVKLKMFREDLQNRLDILRRQSESYDDKGPVIDAVVWHDGEVWRAALDTQSLEDDPNCGKLANFMPLTNYRKERKYGIFSKLDACTFVVNVFSDGNVLSIVTDCSAHATHVAGIATAFHPKEPLLNGVAPGAQIISCKIGDSRLGSMETGTGLIRALIAAVEHKCDLINMSYGEATLLPDYGRFVDLVNEVVNKHRLIFVSSAGNSGPGLSTVGAPGGTSSSIIGIGAYVSPAMAAGAHCVVEPPSDGLEYTWSSRGPTADGDLGVCVSAPGGAVAPVPTWTLQRRMLMNGTSMASPSACGGTALLISAMKAEGITVSPYSVRKALENTAIPIGDLPEDKLSTGQGLMQVDKAFEYIQKCQNVPCVWYQIKIQQCGKTSPSSRGIYLREASACQQSTEWTVQVNPNFHEDADNFKDLVPFEECIELHSTEETVVKAPDYLLLTYNGRTFNVVVDPSNLSDGLHYFEVYGIDCKAPWRGPLFRIPITITKPKAITNQPPQISFSKMLFQPGHIERRYIEVPHGASWAEVTMKTSGFDTARRFYVDAVQLCPLRRPLKWESSVNFPSPAAKSFAFRVVSGQTLELVISQFWSSGIGSHETASVDFEVVFHGIKVNQEEVLLDGSDAPVRIDAETLLASEELAPVAILNKIRVPYRPIDSKIIALTADRDKLPSGKQILALTLTYKIKLEDGAQIKPHIPLLNDRIYDTKFESQFYMISDSNKRVYSSGDVYPSSSNLPKGEYILQLYLRHDNVQILEKMRHLVLFIERNLEEKDVIRLSFFSQPDGPLMGNGSFKSSSLVPGIKEGIYLGPPPKEKLPKNSPQGSVLLGAISYGKLSFVGQGENKSPEKHPASYQISYIVPPNKIDEDKGKGSSLSSKKNVSERLKEEVRDAKIKVLASLKQETDEERLEWKELSALLKSEYPKYTPLLATILEGLVSWSNIKDKIHHDEEVVGAASEVINSIDREELAKFFALKNDPEDEEAENIRKKMELTRDQLADALYQKGLALAEIESLKDVDKSPTLAATEGAKEDIENKKSTDGRSQGDLFEENFKELKKWVNVKSTKYGILLVTRERRAQRLGTALKVLCDIIQDDAEPAKKKFYDLKLSLLDEIGWTHLAAYERQWMHVRFPPSLPLF, translated from the exons ATGCCTTGCTCTTCCCTCACTTCCACTGGCGAtaacagcagcagcagcagcaacaagaAGAAGGATGGTTCTTCTCTCCGCGAGTTCAAGCTGAACGAATCAACCTTCTTAGCTTCGCTCATGCCTAAGAAAGAGATTGGCGTCGATCGCTTCTTCGACGCTCATCCCGAATACGACGGTCGCGGCGCTCTCATCGCTATCTTCG ATTCTGGTGTAGACCCCGCTGCTGATGGATTACAGATTACCTCAGATGGGAAACCAAAAGTTCTCGATGTCATTGATTG CACAGGGAGTGGTGATATTGATACCTCAAAGGTGGTGAAGGCCGATTCTGATGGTCGTATTTGTGGTGCATCAG GGGCATCACTGGTTATCAATACTTCGTGGAAAAATCCTTCTGGTGAATGGCGTGTTggttataaattagtttatgagCTATTCACCGAAGGTGTGATATCTCGTTTGAAG aaagaaagaaaaaaaaagtgggatGAGAAAAACCAGGAGGAAATTGCTAGGGCTGTAAAACAACTTGCTGACTTTGATCAG CAACAAATCAAGGTAGAGGATGTAAAACTTAAAATGTTCCGGGAAGATCTCCAGAATAGACTTGATATTTTGAGAAGGCAATCTGAG AGCTATGATGATAAAGGGCCTGTCATAGATGCTGTTGTCTGGCATGATGGAGAGGTTTGGAGGGCTGCCCTTGACACACAGAGTCTGGAAGATGATCCAAATTGTGGGAAGCTTGCTAATTTTATGCCTTTAACTAATTATAG GAAAGAGAGGAAGTATGGCATCTTCAGCAAATTAGATGCTTGTACTTTTGTTGTTAATGTCTTCAGTGATGGGAATGTCTTAAGTATTGTAACAGACTGTTCTGCACATGCCACCCATGTTGCTGGTATAGCTACTGCTTTCCACCCAAAG GAGCCCTTGTTGAATGGAGTTGCACCTGGCGCACAAATAATATCTTGTAAAATTGGGGATTCTCGCTTAGGTTCAATGGAAACAGGAACGGGTTTGATTCGGGCACTCATAGCAGCTGTGGAG CATAAGTGTGACCTTATCAACATGAGTTATGGCGAAGCAACATTACTGCCAGACTATGGGCGCTTTGTTGATCTTGTGAATGAG GTGGTGAACAAACATCGTCTGATATTTGTGAGCAGTGCTGGTAATAGCGGGCCAGGATTGAGCACTGTTGGTGCACCTGGTGGTACATCTTCCAGTATCATAGGTATTGGCGCATATGTATCTCCTGCTATGGCTGCTGGTGCTCATTGTGTTGTTGAACCTCCATCTGATGGGCTTGAATACACTTG GTCTAGCCGGGGACCAACAGCTGATGGAGACCTTGGTGTTTGTGTGAGTGCTCCTGGTGGTGCTGTTGCTCCTGTCCCCACATGGACTCTTCAACGACGTATGCTCATGAATGGGACATCAATGGCATCACCATCAGCTTGTGGAGGAACTGCGTTGCTCATAAGTGCAATGAAG GCTGAGGGAATCACTGTGAGTCCATACAGTGTGAGGAAGGCGCTTGAAAATACCGCAATTCCCATAGGTGATTTACCTGAGGATAAATTATCCACTGGACAAGGGCTTATGCAAGTTGACAA GGCTTTTGAATATATACAGAAGTGCCAAAATGTTCCATGTGTTTGGTATCAAATAAAAATCCAGCAATGCGGAAAAACAA GTCCTTCATCAAGGGGCATCTACCTTAGGGAAGCTAGTGCTTGCCAACAATCTACGGAG TGGACAGTGCAAGTTAATCCAAATTTTCATGAAGATGCTGACAACTTCAAGGATTTGGTTCCATTTGAGGAGTGCATTGAATTACATTCTACAGAAGAAACAGTTGTCAAGGCCCCTGACTATCTACTGCTCACTTATAATGGTCGCACCTTCAA TGTAGTGGTGGATCCTTCCAATCTTTCTGATGGTCTTCATTATTTTGAGGTCTATGGTATTGACTGCAAAGCTCCATGGCGTGGTCCTCTGTTCAGAATTCCAATCACCATAACAAAGCCCAAGGCCATAACTAACCAGCCTCcacaaatttcattttcaaagatGTTGTTCCAGCCAG GCCATATAGAAAGGAGATACATAGAAGTGCCGCATGGTGCATCTTGGGCCGAAGTAACGATGAAAACATCAGGTTTTGACACAGCACGGAGATTTTATGTGGATGCTGTTCAG CTGTGCCCACTGCGAAGACCTTTGAAATGGGAGAGTTCTGTAAATTTTCCTTCTCCTGCTGCCAAAAGCTTTGCCTTTAGGGTAGTAAGCGGCCAGACATTGGAACTAGTCATTTCTCAGTTTTGGTCAAGCGGCATAGGGAGTCATGAGACCGCGAGTGTGGATTTTGAG GTTGTGTTTCACGGGATAAAGGTCAATCAAGAAGAGGTTTTACTTGATGGTAGTGACGCACCAGTCAGGATTGATGCTGAAACTCTACTGGCATCTGAGGAACTTGCACCTGTGGCAATTCTAAACAAG ATTAGGGTCCCATATCGACCAATAGATTCTAAGATTATTGCACTTACAGCAGATCGTGACAAACTTCCTTCTGGAAAACAGATTCTGGCACTGACTCTGAC CTACAAGATCAAATTGGAAGATGGAGCTCAAATAAAACCTCACATACCTTTGCTAAATGACCGGATATATGACACTAAATTTGAGTCTCAATTTTATATGATTTCTGACTCAAATAAG CGCGTATATTCAAGTGGAGATGTCTATCCAAGCTCTTCTAATCTTCCCAAAGGAGAATATATTTTACAGTTATATTTGAG gCATGACAATGTGCAGATTTTGGAAAAGATGAGGCATTTGGTGTTATTCATTGAGCGAAATTTGGAAGAGAAG GATGTCATTCGGCTAAGCTTTTTCTCTCAACCCGATGGCCCGCTGATGGGAAATGGTTCCTTTAAGTCCTCATCACTAGTTCCAGG TATAAAAGAAGGAATATATCTCGGTCCACCACCAAAAGAAAAGCTTCCCAAG AATTCTCCACAAGGATCTGTTTTGCTAGGGGCAATTTCATATGGGAAGCTGTCCTTTGTTGGTCAGGGAGAGAATAAAAGTCCCGAAAAGCACCCTGCATCATATCAGATTTCTTATATAGTTCCCCCAAATAAG attgatgAGGACAAGGGAAAAGGTTCTTccttatcttccaagaagaatGTTTCAGAACGTTTAAAAGAAGAG GTAAGAGATgcaaaaataaaagttctaGCAAGCCTAAAACAAGAAACTGATGAAGAGCGTTTGGAGTGGAAAGAGCTATCTGCCTTGCTTAAA TCAGAATATCCAAAGTACACTCCATTACTTGCAACGATTTTGGAAGGTTTAGTTTCTTGGAGTAATATCAAAGACAAAATCCATCATGATGAAGAG GTGGTTGGTGCAGCCAGTGAGGTGATTAACAGTATTGACAGAGAAGAGCTAGCAAAATTTTTTGCTCTAAAAAATGATCCAGAAGATGAGGAAGCGGAG AATATCAGGAAAAAGATGGAGTTAACCCGAGACCAATTGGCAGATGCACTGTACCAAAAGGGGCTTGCGCTGGCAGAGATTGAGTCTTTAAAG GACGTAGATAAGTCCCCGACTTTGGCTGCCACAGAAGGGGCAAAAGAAgacatagaaaataaaaaatctacgGATGGTCGCAGTCAAGGAGATTTGTTTGAAGAGAATTTTAAAGAACTGAAGAAATGGGTTAATGTGAAGTCAACTAAATATGGGATCCTTTTAGTAACTCGTGAGAGGCGAGCTCAAAGGCTTGGGACTGCGTTGAAg GTACTGTGTGACATAATTCAAGATGACGCAGAGCCTGCCAAGAAGAAATTCTATGACCTTAAGCTCTCTTTGCTTGATGAGATTGGATGGACACATTTGGCTGCATATGAGAGACAATGGATGCATGTGCGTTTCCCTCCAAGCTTACCTCTTTTCTAG
- the LOC114390579 gene encoding tripeptidyl-peptidase 2-like isoform X1: MPCSSLTSTGDNSSSSSNKKKDGSSLREFKLNESTFLASLMPKKEIGVDRFFDAHPEYDGRGALIAIFDSGVDPAADGLQITSDGKPKVLDVIDCTGSGDIDTSKVVKADSDGRICGASGASLVINTSWKNPSGEWRVGYKLVYELFTEGVISRLKKERKKKWDEKNQEEIARAVKQLADFDQQQIKVEDVKLKMFREDLQNRLDILRRQSESYDDKGPVIDAVVWHDGEVWRAALDTQSLEDDPNCGKLANFMPLTNYRKERKYGIFSKLDACTFVVNVFSDGNVLSIVTDCSAHATHVAGIATAFHPKEPLLNGVAPGAQIISCKIGDSRLGSMETGTGLIRALIAAVEHKCDLINMSYGEATLLPDYGRFVDLVNEVVNKHRLIFVSSAGNSGPGLSTVGAPGGTSSSIIGIGAYVSPAMAAGAHCVVEPPSDGLEYTWSSRGPTADGDLGVCVSAPGGAVAPVPTWTLQRRMLMNGTSMASPSACGGTALLISAMKAEGITVSPYSVRKALENTAIPIGDLPEDKLSTGQGLMQVDKAFEYIQKCQNVPCVWYQIKIQQCGKTSPSSRGIYLREASACQQSTEWTVQVNPNFHEDADNFKDLVPFEECIELHSTEETVVKAPDYLLLTYNGRTFNVVVDPSNLSDGLHYFEVYGIDCKAPWRGPLFRIPITITKPKAITNQPPQISFSKMLFQPGHIERRYIEVPHGASWAEVTMKTSGFDTARRFYVDAVQLCPLRRPLKWESSVNFPSPAAKSFAFRVVSGQTLELVISQFWSSGIGSHETASVDFEVVFHGIKVNQEEVLLDGSDAPVRIDAETLLASEELAPVAILNKIRVPYRPIDSKIIALTADRDKLPSGKQILALTLTYKIKLEDGAQIKPHIPLLNDRIYDTKFESQFYMISDSNKRVYSSGDVYPSSSNLPKGEYILQLYLRHDNVQILEKMRHLVLFIERNLEEKDVIRLSFFSQPDGPLMGNGSFKSSSLVPGIKEGIYLGPPPKEKLPKNSPQGSVLLGAISYGKLSFVGQGENKSPEKHPASYQISYIVPPNKIDEDKGKGSSLSSKKNVSERLKEEVRDAKIKVLASLKQETDEERLEWKELSALLKSEYPKYTPLLATILEGLVSWSNIKDKIHHDEEVVGAASEVINSIDREELAKFFALKNDPEDEEAENIRKKMELTRDQLADALYQKGLALAEIESLKLADLTWCILSKDVDKSPTLAATEGAKEDIENKKSTDGRSQGDLFEENFKELKKWVNVKSTKYGILLVTRERRAQRLGTALKVLCDIIQDDAEPAKKKFYDLKLSLLDEIGWTHLAAYERQWMHVRFPPSLPLF, translated from the exons ATGCCTTGCTCTTCCCTCACTTCCACTGGCGAtaacagcagcagcagcagcaacaagaAGAAGGATGGTTCTTCTCTCCGCGAGTTCAAGCTGAACGAATCAACCTTCTTAGCTTCGCTCATGCCTAAGAAAGAGATTGGCGTCGATCGCTTCTTCGACGCTCATCCCGAATACGACGGTCGCGGCGCTCTCATCGCTATCTTCG ATTCTGGTGTAGACCCCGCTGCTGATGGATTACAGATTACCTCAGATGGGAAACCAAAAGTTCTCGATGTCATTGATTG CACAGGGAGTGGTGATATTGATACCTCAAAGGTGGTGAAGGCCGATTCTGATGGTCGTATTTGTGGTGCATCAG GGGCATCACTGGTTATCAATACTTCGTGGAAAAATCCTTCTGGTGAATGGCGTGTTggttataaattagtttatgagCTATTCACCGAAGGTGTGATATCTCGTTTGAAG aaagaaagaaaaaaaaagtgggatGAGAAAAACCAGGAGGAAATTGCTAGGGCTGTAAAACAACTTGCTGACTTTGATCAG CAACAAATCAAGGTAGAGGATGTAAAACTTAAAATGTTCCGGGAAGATCTCCAGAATAGACTTGATATTTTGAGAAGGCAATCTGAG AGCTATGATGATAAAGGGCCTGTCATAGATGCTGTTGTCTGGCATGATGGAGAGGTTTGGAGGGCTGCCCTTGACACACAGAGTCTGGAAGATGATCCAAATTGTGGGAAGCTTGCTAATTTTATGCCTTTAACTAATTATAG GAAAGAGAGGAAGTATGGCATCTTCAGCAAATTAGATGCTTGTACTTTTGTTGTTAATGTCTTCAGTGATGGGAATGTCTTAAGTATTGTAACAGACTGTTCTGCACATGCCACCCATGTTGCTGGTATAGCTACTGCTTTCCACCCAAAG GAGCCCTTGTTGAATGGAGTTGCACCTGGCGCACAAATAATATCTTGTAAAATTGGGGATTCTCGCTTAGGTTCAATGGAAACAGGAACGGGTTTGATTCGGGCACTCATAGCAGCTGTGGAG CATAAGTGTGACCTTATCAACATGAGTTATGGCGAAGCAACATTACTGCCAGACTATGGGCGCTTTGTTGATCTTGTGAATGAG GTGGTGAACAAACATCGTCTGATATTTGTGAGCAGTGCTGGTAATAGCGGGCCAGGATTGAGCACTGTTGGTGCACCTGGTGGTACATCTTCCAGTATCATAGGTATTGGCGCATATGTATCTCCTGCTATGGCTGCTGGTGCTCATTGTGTTGTTGAACCTCCATCTGATGGGCTTGAATACACTTG GTCTAGCCGGGGACCAACAGCTGATGGAGACCTTGGTGTTTGTGTGAGTGCTCCTGGTGGTGCTGTTGCTCCTGTCCCCACATGGACTCTTCAACGACGTATGCTCATGAATGGGACATCAATGGCATCACCATCAGCTTGTGGAGGAACTGCGTTGCTCATAAGTGCAATGAAG GCTGAGGGAATCACTGTGAGTCCATACAGTGTGAGGAAGGCGCTTGAAAATACCGCAATTCCCATAGGTGATTTACCTGAGGATAAATTATCCACTGGACAAGGGCTTATGCAAGTTGACAA GGCTTTTGAATATATACAGAAGTGCCAAAATGTTCCATGTGTTTGGTATCAAATAAAAATCCAGCAATGCGGAAAAACAA GTCCTTCATCAAGGGGCATCTACCTTAGGGAAGCTAGTGCTTGCCAACAATCTACGGAG TGGACAGTGCAAGTTAATCCAAATTTTCATGAAGATGCTGACAACTTCAAGGATTTGGTTCCATTTGAGGAGTGCATTGAATTACATTCTACAGAAGAAACAGTTGTCAAGGCCCCTGACTATCTACTGCTCACTTATAATGGTCGCACCTTCAA TGTAGTGGTGGATCCTTCCAATCTTTCTGATGGTCTTCATTATTTTGAGGTCTATGGTATTGACTGCAAAGCTCCATGGCGTGGTCCTCTGTTCAGAATTCCAATCACCATAACAAAGCCCAAGGCCATAACTAACCAGCCTCcacaaatttcattttcaaagatGTTGTTCCAGCCAG GCCATATAGAAAGGAGATACATAGAAGTGCCGCATGGTGCATCTTGGGCCGAAGTAACGATGAAAACATCAGGTTTTGACACAGCACGGAGATTTTATGTGGATGCTGTTCAG CTGTGCCCACTGCGAAGACCTTTGAAATGGGAGAGTTCTGTAAATTTTCCTTCTCCTGCTGCCAAAAGCTTTGCCTTTAGGGTAGTAAGCGGCCAGACATTGGAACTAGTCATTTCTCAGTTTTGGTCAAGCGGCATAGGGAGTCATGAGACCGCGAGTGTGGATTTTGAG GTTGTGTTTCACGGGATAAAGGTCAATCAAGAAGAGGTTTTACTTGATGGTAGTGACGCACCAGTCAGGATTGATGCTGAAACTCTACTGGCATCTGAGGAACTTGCACCTGTGGCAATTCTAAACAAG ATTAGGGTCCCATATCGACCAATAGATTCTAAGATTATTGCACTTACAGCAGATCGTGACAAACTTCCTTCTGGAAAACAGATTCTGGCACTGACTCTGAC CTACAAGATCAAATTGGAAGATGGAGCTCAAATAAAACCTCACATACCTTTGCTAAATGACCGGATATATGACACTAAATTTGAGTCTCAATTTTATATGATTTCTGACTCAAATAAG CGCGTATATTCAAGTGGAGATGTCTATCCAAGCTCTTCTAATCTTCCCAAAGGAGAATATATTTTACAGTTATATTTGAG gCATGACAATGTGCAGATTTTGGAAAAGATGAGGCATTTGGTGTTATTCATTGAGCGAAATTTGGAAGAGAAG GATGTCATTCGGCTAAGCTTTTTCTCTCAACCCGATGGCCCGCTGATGGGAAATGGTTCCTTTAAGTCCTCATCACTAGTTCCAGG TATAAAAGAAGGAATATATCTCGGTCCACCACCAAAAGAAAAGCTTCCCAAG AATTCTCCACAAGGATCTGTTTTGCTAGGGGCAATTTCATATGGGAAGCTGTCCTTTGTTGGTCAGGGAGAGAATAAAAGTCCCGAAAAGCACCCTGCATCATATCAGATTTCTTATATAGTTCCCCCAAATAAG attgatgAGGACAAGGGAAAAGGTTCTTccttatcttccaagaagaatGTTTCAGAACGTTTAAAAGAAGAG GTAAGAGATgcaaaaataaaagttctaGCAAGCCTAAAACAAGAAACTGATGAAGAGCGTTTGGAGTGGAAAGAGCTATCTGCCTTGCTTAAA TCAGAATATCCAAAGTACACTCCATTACTTGCAACGATTTTGGAAGGTTTAGTTTCTTGGAGTAATATCAAAGACAAAATCCATCATGATGAAGAG GTGGTTGGTGCAGCCAGTGAGGTGATTAACAGTATTGACAGAGAAGAGCTAGCAAAATTTTTTGCTCTAAAAAATGATCCAGAAGATGAGGAAGCGGAG AATATCAGGAAAAAGATGGAGTTAACCCGAGACCAATTGGCAGATGCACTGTACCAAAAGGGGCTTGCGCTGGCAGAGATTGAGTCTTTAAAG TTGGCAGACTTGACTTGGTGTATATTGTCAAAGGACGTAGATAAGTCCCCGACTTTGGCTGCCACAGAAGGGGCAAAAGAAgacatagaaaataaaaaatctacgGATGGTCGCAGTCAAGGAGATTTGTTTGAAGAGAATTTTAAAGAACTGAAGAAATGGGTTAATGTGAAGTCAACTAAATATGGGATCCTTTTAGTAACTCGTGAGAGGCGAGCTCAAAGGCTTGGGACTGCGTTGAAg GTACTGTGTGACATAATTCAAGATGACGCAGAGCCTGCCAAGAAGAAATTCTATGACCTTAAGCTCTCTTTGCTTGATGAGATTGGATGGACACATTTGGCTGCATATGAGAGACAATGGATGCATGTGCGTTTCCCTCCAAGCTTACCTCTTTTCTAG